From a region of the Rathayibacter sp. VKM Ac-2804 genome:
- a CDS encoding DUF4012 domain-containing protein, whose translation MSTTTTSSRRASGTPRRSRRGLWITLTVLLVLVIGAVVAVLLAVQTYDKAMTVRAKLTSAIPLVSQVADQLTGFDTAGAESTAGQIATLTGEARDETDDPVWRVMEIVPFLGPNLSAVRAATEIADDVSGKIVTPLSSTSLDVLKPVDGRVDIAAITALSDKITVAKGVVDEAQSRVEGIDRGALVPQVASALDAFAPQLETATSAMDQVQPITAILPDALGASGPRSYLVLFQNLAEAQALGGGASSVMQLNIDGGAITVGTQQSSQDFRGLQSVSVDQSALDTFGGNLATTFNVSTSRPDFPTAASIATQFWGQKFPGEKIDGVLAIDPMALQYLLASTGPVTLTDGTELTSENTVSTLLNKVYFRYSDATVADATDAFFSEASATILGKILGGDMEPSKMLPAVVKAVGESRILAYSTDPDEQALLAPTPIAGVLPRDNDDTSTTGVFFQDASVGSKMDYYLDTAVTQSSTNRCAAGGTSFSTQVTLTNTITEKVARTLPKYVAANGGNRFPLGDFVTNVYVYGPPGTTTSQAQASWSDPLGEAARIFDPTDDLGRPVARVSVQLAPGESTTVTIGFTAADPAATFGEQAVRVTPMINKTEVTLADDPTCAG comes from the coding sequence ATGAGCACCACGACGACCTCCTCTCGCCGCGCCTCCGGCACCCCTCGCCGCAGCAGACGGGGCCTCTGGATCACCCTGACCGTCCTGCTGGTCCTCGTGATCGGCGCGGTCGTGGCCGTGCTCCTCGCGGTGCAGACCTACGACAAGGCCATGACGGTGCGCGCCAAGCTCACCTCCGCCATCCCGCTGGTCTCGCAGGTCGCCGACCAGCTCACCGGCTTCGACACGGCGGGCGCGGAGTCGACCGCCGGGCAGATCGCCACCCTCACCGGCGAGGCGCGCGACGAGACCGACGACCCGGTGTGGCGGGTGATGGAGATCGTGCCGTTCCTCGGCCCGAACCTCTCCGCCGTGCGCGCCGCGACCGAGATCGCCGACGACGTCTCGGGCAAGATCGTCACCCCGCTCTCCTCCACCTCGCTCGACGTGCTCAAGCCGGTCGACGGCCGGGTCGACATCGCGGCGATCACCGCTCTCTCCGACAAGATCACCGTCGCCAAGGGCGTCGTCGACGAGGCGCAGTCCCGCGTCGAGGGGATCGACCGCGGCGCGCTCGTGCCGCAGGTCGCCTCCGCGCTCGACGCGTTCGCCCCGCAGCTCGAGACGGCGACCAGCGCGATGGACCAGGTCCAGCCGATCACCGCGATCCTCCCCGACGCCCTCGGCGCCAGTGGACCGCGCAGCTACCTCGTGCTCTTCCAGAACCTCGCCGAGGCGCAGGCCCTGGGCGGCGGCGCCTCCTCGGTGATGCAGCTGAACATCGACGGCGGCGCGATCACGGTCGGCACGCAGCAGTCGAGCCAGGACTTCCGCGGACTGCAGTCGGTCTCGGTCGACCAGAGCGCGCTCGACACCTTCGGCGGCAACCTCGCCACCACCTTCAACGTGTCGACGAGCCGCCCCGACTTCCCCACCGCGGCCTCGATCGCGACGCAGTTCTGGGGGCAGAAGTTCCCCGGGGAGAAGATCGACGGCGTGCTCGCGATTGACCCGATGGCGCTGCAGTACCTGCTCGCCTCGACCGGCCCGGTGACGCTCACCGACGGCACCGAGCTGACCAGCGAGAACACCGTCTCGACGCTGCTCAACAAGGTCTACTTCCGCTACTCGGACGCGACGGTCGCCGACGCGACCGACGCCTTCTTCTCGGAGGCCAGCGCCACCATCCTCGGCAAGATCCTCGGCGGCGACATGGAGCCGTCCAAGATGCTCCCGGCCGTCGTGAAGGCCGTCGGCGAGAGCCGGATCCTGGCCTACAGCACCGATCCGGACGAGCAGGCGCTGCTCGCCCCGACCCCGATCGCGGGGGTCCTGCCGAGGGACAACGACGACACCTCGACCACCGGCGTGTTCTTCCAGGACGCGTCGGTCGGCTCGAAGATGGACTACTACCTCGACACCGCGGTCACCCAGTCGAGCACGAACCGCTGCGCCGCCGGCGGCACGAGCTTCTCCACCCAGGTGACGCTGACCAACACGATCACCGAGAAGGTCGCGCGCACGCTGCCCAAGTACGTGGCGGCGAACGGCGGGAACCGCTTCCCGCTCGGCGACTTCGTCACCAACGTCTACGTCTACGGCCCTCCCGGCACGACGACCTCGCAGGCGCAGGCCTCCTGGTCCGACCCGCTCGGCGAGGCGGCCCGGATCTTCGACCCGACCGACGACCTCGGCCGGCCGGTCGCGCGCGTCTCGGTGCAGCTGGCCCCCGGCGAGTCGACGACGGTGACGATCGGCTTCACCGCCGCCGACCCCGCCGCGACC
- a CDS encoding AEC family transporter, producing MEGVLTGFAIIGTVIAVGYLIARFGLVPPEGRAVLTRIAFFVTTPALLFTVLARADVTVLFSSFLLVSLITVAIVAVLYLVASRLFFRRPVPETVIGTAASSYVNANNIGLPVAIYVLGDPQWVAPTLLLQLLLLAPTILTVLDVSTSGRASVTGILTQPLRNPMIIASALGLVVSVTGVQLPAPLLEPFSIIGNASIPLVLMAFGMSLRGQRPLEPGPGRIEVAVASLLKTLVMPATAYLLGRFAFALDAEHLFAVTVTAALPTAQNIFNFASRYDRGVAVARDTALVTTVTAVPVLIAVSLLLG from the coding sequence GTGGAGGGAGTGCTCACCGGGTTCGCGATCATCGGGACGGTCATCGCGGTCGGCTACCTGATCGCCCGGTTCGGCCTGGTGCCGCCCGAGGGCCGCGCCGTCCTCACCCGCATCGCCTTCTTCGTCACGACGCCGGCGCTGCTGTTCACGGTGCTCGCCCGCGCCGACGTGACGGTGCTGTTCTCCTCCTTCCTCCTGGTGTCGCTGATCACGGTCGCGATCGTGGCGGTCCTCTATCTGGTCGCGTCGCGGCTGTTCTTCCGCCGGCCCGTGCCGGAGACGGTGATCGGCACCGCCGCCTCCTCCTACGTGAACGCCAACAACATCGGCCTGCCGGTCGCGATCTACGTGCTCGGCGATCCGCAGTGGGTCGCGCCGACGCTGCTCCTCCAGCTGCTGCTGCTCGCGCCGACGATCCTCACCGTGCTCGACGTCTCGACGAGCGGGCGCGCCTCCGTCACGGGCATCCTCACCCAGCCGCTGCGGAACCCGATGATCATCGCCTCGGCGCTCGGCCTGGTCGTCTCCGTCACCGGGGTGCAGCTGCCGGCACCGCTGCTCGAGCCGTTCTCGATCATCGGCAACGCGTCGATCCCGCTCGTGCTGATGGCGTTCGGGATGTCGCTGCGCGGGCAGCGGCCGCTGGAGCCGGGGCCCGGGCGGATCGAGGTCGCCGTCGCCTCGCTGCTCAAGACGCTGGTGATGCCCGCGACCGCCTATCTGCTCGGCCGCTTCGCCTTCGCGCTCGACGCGGAGCACCTCTTCGCGGTGACCGTGACGGCGGCGCTGCCGACCGCGCAGAACATCTTCAACTTCGCCTCCCGCTACGACCGCGGCGTCGCCGTGGCGCGCGACACGGCCCTGGTGACCACCGTCACGGCGGTGCCCGTGCTCATCGCCGTGTCCCTCCTCCTGGGTTGA
- a CDS encoding alpha/beta fold hydrolase, which translates to MPHLEVPGATLHWEADGPASAPALLLVHAGITDLRMWDPVVPALAEDHLVIRYDTRGFGETRTDDVEFDSRQDALDVLEHLGVERATVIGCSRGGSLVLDLTLEHPDRVTGLVLIAPGVGGFPYPDLTEEEDRRFDEIDAVLTAGDHERVARMEAELWAFGPDRDPASLDPAFVETVRELARGRAGHEGEKPRPTAIEPPAYDRVVDIAVPTLAMVGAHDVSESLPVHAFLSATVPGADAHVFEDAAHLPSVERPEEFLAVLRPWLASHRL; encoded by the coding sequence ATGCCGCATCTCGAGGTCCCCGGAGCGACCCTGCACTGGGAGGCGGACGGCCCCGCCTCCGCCCCCGCCCTCCTGCTCGTGCACGCGGGCATCACCGATCTGCGGATGTGGGACCCGGTCGTCCCCGCGCTCGCGGAGGACCACCTGGTCATCCGCTACGACACCCGCGGCTTCGGCGAGACCCGGACGGACGACGTCGAGTTCGACTCGCGGCAGGACGCCCTCGACGTGCTCGAGCACCTCGGCGTCGAGCGCGCGACGGTGATCGGCTGCTCCCGCGGCGGCTCGCTCGTCCTCGACCTGACGCTCGAGCACCCCGACCGCGTCACCGGCCTGGTGCTGATCGCCCCCGGCGTCGGCGGCTTCCCCTACCCGGACCTCACCGAGGAGGAGGACCGCCGCTTCGACGAGATCGACGCGGTGCTGACCGCCGGCGACCACGAGCGCGTCGCGCGGATGGAGGCGGAGCTGTGGGCGTTCGGCCCCGACCGCGACCCCGCCTCGCTCGATCCCGCCTTCGTCGAGACCGTGCGCGAGCTCGCCCGCGGCCGGGCCGGCCACGAGGGCGAGAAGCCGCGGCCGACCGCGATCGAGCCGCCCGCCTACGACCGCGTCGTCGACATCGCCGTGCCCACGCTCGCGATGGTCGGCGCGCACGACGTCTCCGAGTCGCTCCCCGTGCACGCCTTCCTCTCGGCGACCGTGCCGGGCGCCGACGCCCACGTCTTCGAGGACGCGGCCCACCTCCCGAGCGTCGAGCGACCGGAGGAGTTCCTCGCGGTCCTCCGCCCGTGGCTGGCGTCCCACCGCCTCTGA